CACATCAGACCAAAGCGATTGCGACGACAGACTGCGAACTGGGAGCATCTTCTTGCAGCGGCAAACATCCGTATGCTCTGGTTTTGCTCAACCAAATGCGGCGCAAAGGAACTCCTTGTAAATGCTCATGAACTTGGCCACGAAAGCTGCAGAAACAGTAGCAGAAAATGGGCGCAGACGAGTCAGGGGTCAGCTTTTGAGTACCGACTAGGCAAGTGCCGCTACAATCGTAGCCACCCAAAATATTGTAATACAATGTACACAGATCTTGAGGTATATATAAGCCAGAGCTCTGATCCAAAGGATTTCCTTAAGAACCTTGGAGGATTGTAAGGAGTTTTTCATATGTTGTTGGTTCAATTTGTAGGATTGTATTCCACCTGAAGCTCCATTTTGAGGAAAGTTTCTATTAACTTGTCTCTCTTTGAAAAAAGACCTATGTTTTTAATAGTGCAGTCAAATCTACGGTTTTTACTTGTTACATGATGCCATCAAATCGTAATATGAGAAGACATGACACTCTAATCCTATGAGGCCCTATATGAGAAAGGCAATAAGGCATAGCTAGGTCCATTAATGCCGATAATGATAACCAGAGAAGTCAAATTATCGGTACAATACAAATACACACACACTAGACCAACAAGAAACATGACAACATTATGCACAACACACCAGTTTGTAAAAGGTGCATGAGATGTACCTTCCAGATGAAAAATGGCCTTGGACCCAAGTCGCATCTTGTGTTCCTGCCAAAGACATGACACCAGAGCTTAACAAGCAGATTTATCGCAAGAAGATCAATAAGGAAGAAAATACAAAAGGCCATAGACATAAGAGTTAGAGCTAGTACTATGTGAAATTAGTGGAGATAGAACATGAAAAGTCTACTGTGCTCCTAGGTTACAAAGAACATATGAAACTAAATTGGCTGGGAGCTGGGAAAAAAATGTTAGCATAACAATTACTCACATAGTGTGCAGCCCAGTGACAAACTTCGTGCTTCAAATCAGAGTCTAACTTCTTCATTAACTCGGTTAACAACTTCTGCAATTGTCAAAATCAAGTTTAGCTTGCACCCTCAAGGTCATGGAAAAAAATGAAGGTaaagcagcaatagaagcattgtgTCACCTTCAAGATGCTTTCAGGTGGGATGCAATTCACAAGTAACTCATAGAATTTCTGGCGTACAGAATATAGCCTGAAATATTAATTTTACAATTCAAAGTCAAATCAAAGCGAAACCAGAAAATGTCTCAGATGACTCACTATGCAAGGAAAATTAATAAACAGATTTTGTGAAGAACAAAAGTGTGTAACAGATGGCGAACCACCTAAAATAGCAGATGTCACTTCCATATGGTGTGACACAAGACGAAAATATAACATTCCTAGCAGATGCAGATCCATTACCACTCCTATCAGATTGAATAAGTAAAGTACAATACATCTCATGACATCAATGCTGGCTGCTGGCCACATGTAGTTATGTTATGAAATTTCTTCAATTCTGAAGATCTTCCTAATAATTGTACGATGGGTACACACTGATGGTTGGGAGCCATTATGATGCATGAAAAGAGGGCTCGAGGGAGAACAATAATGTAATAGTATCTTCACACAAAAAAGGAAAACAAATATGCGATGAAAACAGTAAACAGGAAATGAACGGAAAAGGTAAACGTTAGGGAACTGCAGCTCAACAGAAGATGGAATGAAACATGACAGACCTTTTAGGGCTTTGTTCACTCAAGATTTCAGTTGCTATTTCAGACACATACTGCTCCCAGTCAAGAGGAGGCGCCACTTGATTTGCTGAAAATGGATATCTGCAATtcagaaacagaagaaaaaaagttaAGGGAAAACCATATAAATGTAAAAACTAAAGGGCGTAAAAAGCAAGATACATGATACACATATAAAACTAGGGACACAGCAGAACCAATATTAACAGAACTGCAGTAACAATTAAGGTAGCAGTCGGGCTTACTGCTGGACTTTGCATGTCTCAAAGAATAATATTGCTCGCCTCAAGTTGCGGTTTGATTGAGCTGCTATCCGAGCAGCAAATCCAAATGGAAGTTGCAGATTTTCTTTCTTCCCAATGAATTCCAGTACTTGTACAATCTGCAAATGAGCGACTTTTAGGGGTGCAGTAGGCATAACTTCTTCAACTATACATAGAATAATGAGGTTGGAGCATAGTTAAAAATTTCACTACCATTTCCTTGCTGTGAACATGGTACAAATAAACTGATAAAAGCATAGATTCAAACCTTACATAGAGCAGTTCAAACAACCCTGGTTAAGTCTAGACTTTACAGATGCAATTCACAACACTTACAAAAAAGAATAAAGTTCAATTTACCATAACTGAACTAATTACCAAACTCAGAAGCAAAGGAACCCATGCAAGTTTTGAACACCCTATTAGACATAGTAGCACCAACCATGAAATCAAGCCAAAGATCCACAAGTGACACTAGTTGCAGTAAAAATGGGACCAAATATTCAATACTAACCTGGTCTTCGGTAGGTGCATTCACTCGCACATTCAAGCAACGGGACCTTACAGCTTCTGTCACCTTTGAGGAGCTATTACAGCATAATATGAGTCTACACGATGCACTGTATTTCTCCATTGTCCTCCGGAGGGAATGTTGTGCTTCTCGTGACAGCTTGTCAACTTCATTTAGGACAAGCACTGCAAATTTACAAAGTATGTTTAAGTCTATGTTGAAAGAAGAATTTATTTTTAAATAAAGCAAGCATACAGCCTAAGCAAGTGGTATGGTCACTTTGCATAGCATCATCTGTTTATGCACTTGTTGAAATCATCCACTGAAAAGTACTAACAAGCCAATCAACCAGCATTGTATAAGACAACTTCATGCTGAATAGAGACGGTTCTTCATTTCAGGATGCAATAGACAATGGTGCCAGGGGAAGAAAAGCTAGTGGCAATTTCTTTGtaagagaacaaaatttgaaacttaGAGAGTTACAAGAACAAAATCAGAAGTATCAACCTTTAAATGCTCTCTTGCCCTTGGCATCAATTGGCCTACTCTTGGCCATCTCTTTGATGACCTCCTGAACAACATACCTGTCCTGAAAGCCAGCATCGCTGGGGTTCATCTCCACATGGTGGGAACTTGACAACATCGCCAGCTCAAGATCAAATGTCCTCGTCCCAGTCTGTATAAAGAAAATTGCACCTCAATTTCATAGCTACTCCCCAAATTGGCAACTTGGATAACGCCATGGACCAGTCTAAGCTATCAACATACACAGCAATGGCAAATGCTATGTTTTCCTATCAAGGTGCATCAGTGCTATGTTCACCAATAGCACAAACTGAAAAGGGAAGACTCCCTGTATGCATGCCACATGAGCTGACAACCACATCACTACTACTTTCTGTTAATTCGCCAATGACATATTGCAGTTTTGCAATAGTGACCATAAGAAGGAAAAACGGAGATGTGCTGAAAGAAGGGTTACAACTCACATCGATCTTCCACGTCTTattctccatcttcacctgcaacggaACCATGAAAACGCACGAAAATGTCAGCAGAAGAAAAAAAAATACCCCGGTCACGGGCAAAAAAAGTTTAAAAAAATCCAGATCTTCGGAGATTTGTCCGGAAGAGAAGAAACTACCTTCTCCACACCGGCGCCGAACATCTGCTTGATGAGCGCCATGATTAGGGTTTTCTTGCCGGACCCCGGCGGGCCATAGAAGAG
Above is a window of Triticum dicoccoides isolate Atlit2015 ecotype Zavitan chromosome 5B, WEW_v2.0, whole genome shotgun sequence DNA encoding:
- the LOC119312140 gene encoding replication factor C subunit 5, whose product is MLWVDKHRPKTLDKVIVHEQVAQNLKKFVAEQDCPHLLFYGPPGSGKKTLIMALIKQMFGAGVEKVKMENKTWKIDTGTRTFDLELAMLSSSHHVEMNPSDAGFQDRYVVQEVIKEMAKSRPIDAKGKRAFKVLVLNEVDKLSREAQHSLRRTMEKYSASCRLILCCNSSSKVTEAVRSRCLNVRVNAPTEDQIVQVLEFIGKKENLQLPFGFAARIAAQSNRNLRRAILFFETCKVQQYPFSANQVAPPLDWEQYVSEIATEILSEQSPKRLYSVRQKFYELLVNCIPPESILKKLLTELMKKLDSDLKHEVCHWAAHYEHKMRLGSKAIFHLEAFVAKFMSIYKEFLCAAFG